The uncultured Cohaesibacter sp. region TGTAAGTCACCGTCAGACTGACACGGGTGGTCTTGGCAAGACCGGTGCCGCTCTCGATGTCGAAAGAACTGTTGGCGTTCGTCACGAACATTTCAAGCCGATAGAGAGGAGAAGCTGGCTCTCCGCCACCGGTGAAGGCAAAAATCAGTTGGTTTCGGATTTCCTGTTCGACTCGATTCTTGGCTGATTCGATCTGCACACTTGCCAGTTCGGTAGACAGGGCCTGTCCGCTGGTGGATGTGGTTGAATAGAGCGGCCGAACCTGACAGGCAGACAGTGCTAGTCCAACACCGAGGCAGGCAACCAGAGAAACGAAGCCTGCCCTGACTTTGCGATTAAACGACAACATTGACGATCCTTTTCGGCACGACGATGATCTTGCGTGGCGCTTTGCCATCCAGAGCCTTGATCACGGGATCAGACTGTAGCACGGCGGCTTCGATTGTAGCCTGATCCGCATCGGCAGCAACGGTTATTTCGCCGCGTTTTTTGCCATTGATCTGAATCGGCAGGGTGAGTTCGTCCTCGACCAGCATGGCCGCTTCGGCTTTTGGCCAGGCGTGGGTGGAAACGAGACCGTTCTTGCCGAGAATGGTCCAGCATTCCTCTGCGAGGTGCGGCATCATCGGAGCGGACATCATGACCAGCAGTTCAAGGCTTTCATCAAGAGCCCAGACGAGGGACGGGTCTGCGTCGAGCTTGTCTTTGCGAACCGCCGTGGCGACGTGGTTGACGAGCTGGTAGATCTGGGCGACCGAGCGGTTGAAGCCGAGCTGCTCGATGTTGGATTCGACCGCAGCAAGCGCCTTGTGGCTGGCTTTTCTCAGCGCCAGAGCATCATCGCTGAAACTGTCCGGTTTGGCCGGGGTCTTGCCGCCCATATAGTCGGCGCCATCGACGGCCAGACGCCAGATGCGCTGGATGAAGCGATGGGCACCCTCGGCACCGGCCTCGGTCCAGATCACATCGCGTTCCGGAGGGCTGTCTGAGAGCATGAACCAGCGGGCCGTATCGGCGCCGAATGTTTCGATGATGTCGGTCGGGTCCACGGTGTTCTTTTTGGACTTCGACATTTTCTCGACCGAGCCGATGGTGACGGTTTCGCCGGTGTCATTGTGACGGGCGCTGCGTTTGCCATCAGCTTCGATGATAGTGATCTCGGCCGGAGAGACCCAGCGACCATCCTCGCCCTTGTAGGTCTCGTGGTTGACCATGCCCTGCGTGAAGAGGCCCTTGAAGGGCTCCTTGACCGTCATGTGGCCGGTCTCTTTCATGGCGCGGGCAAAGAAGCGCGAGTAGAGCAGATGCAGGATGGCGTGCTCGATGCCGCCGATATACTGATCGACCGGCAGCCATTCATCGACCATCTTGGTGTCGGTCGGGTTGTTTTCGCGC contains the following coding sequences:
- the lptE gene encoding LPS assembly lipoprotein LptE codes for the protein MLSFNRKVRAGFVSLVACLGVGLALSACQVRPLYSTTSTSGQALSTELASVQIESAKNRVEQEIRNQLIFAFTGGGEPASPLYRLEMFVTNANSSFDIESGTGLAKTTRVSLTVTYKLIQLSDNTIATTGSSFFTASFARSTQRFANDRALQDAENRAAQQIANDIQLRLSTFFASGN
- the leuS gene encoding leucine--tRNA ligase, yielding SEGLQVRFQLTEETHGHTEIEIFTTRPDTLFGASFMGLSADHLLTKALAKNNPELQAFVDLCHKMGTSAAELETAEKIGFDTGLTVVHPLDASITLKVYVANFILMDYGTGAIFACPAHDQRDLDFARKYDLKVTPVVLPKGEDPANFDVADEAYTGEGTIFNSEFLDGLSITDAKTAVADKLEAILIDGKPQAQRKVQYRLRDWGISRQRYWGCPIPMIHCEDCGVVPEKKENLPIRLPDDINFDKPGNPLDRHPTWRNCTCPNCGKPARRETDTMDTFVDSSWYFARFTAPRENNPTDTKMVDEWLPVDQYIGGIEHAILHLLYSRFFARAMKETGHMTVKEPFKGLFTQGMVNHETYKGEDGRWVSPAEITIIEADGKRSARHNDTGETVTIGSVEKMSKSKKNTVDPTDIIETFGADTARWFMLSDSPPERDVIWTEAGAEGAHRFIQRIWRLAVDGADYMGGKTPAKPDSFSDDALALRKASHKALAAVESNIEQLGFNRSVAQIYQLVNHVATAVRKDKLDADPSLVWALDESLELLVMMSAPMMPHLAEECWTILGKNGLVSTHAWPKAEAAMLVEDELTLPIQINGKKRGEITVAADADQATIEAAVLQSDPVIKALDGKAPRKIIVVPKRIVNVVV